The following proteins are co-located in the Salvelinus sp. IW2-2015 linkage group LG36, ASM291031v2, whole genome shotgun sequence genome:
- the LOC111959572 gene encoding activin receptor type-1 yields the protein MLDDDMFILVFILLVLPSSSVEDKGNASDYECVCDGPSCDSGDRCIGQQCFSAVSIQNATFFRRKGCIVGRGEGSISCGSPPSHNLTVECCHGDLCNMNVTVADPERDGEVAPALQDDECVCEGQSCEGRERCTGQRCFSSVKISDGYVGHQKGCLQDDDQGRATCATPPSPSRIVKCCQGHLCNMNVTVEAPAKEEKVKSAGEHECVCKGQSCATEQRCMGQHCFSSLTVSDGALVYQKGCFKVYEQSRMTCKTPPSRDQIVECCQGHLCNMNITVELPVIASNLPNYSLTTLAIVIVAPVIVLVVLSGIAILVFRRIHQNQMERLTAREAEYGTIDGLIASNVGESTLADLLDHSCTSGSGSGLPFLVQRTVARQITLNECVGKGRYGEVWRGQWQGESVAVKIFSSRDEKSWFRETEIYNTVLLRHQNILGFIASDMTSRNSSTQLWLITHFHEMGSLYDYLQLSTLDTASCLRMALSIASGLAHLHVEIFGTQGKPAIAHRDLKSKNILVNKNGQCCIADLGLAVMHFQDTNELDVGNNPKVGTKRYMAPEVLDDSIQMDCFESFKRVDIWAFGLVLWEIARRTVSNGIVEDYKPPFHDVVPSDPSFEDMKKVVCVDQQRPNIPNRWFSDPTLTSISKLMKECWYQNPSARLTALRIKKTLTKIDNSLDKMKADC from the exons ATGTTAGATGACGACATGTTTATTCTGGTCTTCATACTTCTGGTTTTACCCTCTTCCAGTGTGGAAG ATAAGGGCAACGCGAGCGACTATGAGTGTGTTTGCGACGGGCCGTCATGCGACAGCGGAGACCGTTGTATTGGCCAGCAGTGCTTCTCGGCCGTCTCCATCCAGAACGCCACGTTCTTCCGACGGAAGGGGTGCATTGTGGGGCGTGGCGAAGGGTCCATAAGCTGCGGAAGTCCCCCGTCCCATAACTTGACTGTGGAGTGCTGCCATGGCGACCTTTGTAACATGAATGTCACAGTGGCAGACCCAGAGAGAG ATGGGGAAGTGGCGCCTGCCTTGCAAGacgatgagtgtgtgtgtgaaggacagTCATGTGAGGGCAGGGAGCGCTGTACAGGCCAGCGGTGTTTCTCCTCTGTGAAGATCAGTGACGGGTATGTGGGTCACCAGAAGGGCTGCCTTCAGGATGACGACCAGGGGAGAGCCACCTGtgccacccctccctctcccagccgcATAGTCAAGTGTTGCCAGGGGCACCTGTGTAACATGAACGTCACCGTGGAAGCACCAGCAAAAG AGGAGAAAGTGAAGTCCGCCGGCGAGCACGAGTGCGTGTGCAAGGGGCAGTCGTGTGCCACCGAGCAGCGCTGCATGGGCCAGCACTGTTTCTCCAGTCTGACAGTCAGCGACGGAGCCCTGGTCTACCAGAAGGGCTGCTTCAAGGTGTACGAGCAGAGCAGGATGACCTGCAAGACGCCGCCCTCCCGCGACCAGATCGTGGAGTGCTGCCAGGGCCACCTGTGTAACATGAACATCACTGTTGAGCTGCCTGTTATAG CAAGCAACCTGCCCAACTACAGCTTGACTACACTGGCCATCGTCATCGTGGCTCCGGTCATcgtgctcgtcgtcctctctGGCATCGCCATCCTGGTGTTCAGACGCATCCACCAGAACCAGATGGAGAGGCTGACGGCCCGGGAAGCTGAGTACGGCACCATAGACGGCCTCATCGCCTCCAACGTGGGGGAGAGTACACTGGCG GATTTGCTGGACCACTCGTGTACGTCGGGAAGCGGCTCCGGACTCCCCTTCCTCGTTCAGAGAACTGTCGCCCGACAAATCACGCTCAACGAGTGTGTGG GTAAGGGGCGCTATGGTGAGGTGTGGCGGGGCCAGTGGCAAGGGGAGAGTGTGGCTGTGAAAATATTCTCCTCCAGAGATGAGAAGTCCTGGTTCAGAGAGACTGAGATCTACAACACAGTGCTGCTGAGGCACCAAAACATCCTGG GCTTCATCGCTTCCGACATGACTTCCCGAAACTCGAGCACCCAGCTGTGGCTGATCACCCACTTCCACGAGATGGGCTCCCTGTACGACTACCTGCAGCTGAGCACCCTGGACAcagccagctgtctgcgcatgGCCTTGTCCATCGCCAGCGGCCTGGCACACCTCCACGTGGAGATCTTCGGCACCCAGGGAAAGCCGGCCATCGCCCACCGAGACCTTAAGAGCAAAAACATACTTGTCAACAAGAACGGCCAGTGCTGCATCGCCGACCTGG GTCTCGCTGTGATGCATTTCCAAGACACAAACGAGTTAGACGTGGGAAACAACCCTAAAGTAGGCACGAAGCGCTACATGGCCCCAGAGGTCCTGGACGACTCCATCCAGATGGACTGCTTTGAGTCCTTCAAGAGAGTGGACATCTGGGCCTTTGGCCTGGTCCTGTGGGAGATCGCCAGGAGGACGGTCAGCAATG GCATTGTAGAGGACTACAAACCTCCCTTCCATGACGTGGTGCCCAGTGACCCCAGCTTTGAAGACATGaagaaggttgtgtgtgtggaccagCAGAGACCCAACATCCCCAACAGATGGTTCTCAGACCCA ACTTTAACGTCCATCTCGAAACTTATGAAGGAGTGCTGGTATCAGAATCCCTCTGCCAGATTAACGGCGCTACGCATCAAAAAGACTCTGACAAAAATCGACAACTCTCTGGACAAAATGAAAGCGGACTGTTGA